One Amaranthus tricolor cultivar Red isolate AtriRed21 chromosome 1, ASM2621246v1, whole genome shotgun sequence DNA window includes the following coding sequences:
- the LOC130806224 gene encoding uncharacterized protein LOC130806224: protein MGNCQAVDAAALVIQHPNGKVERMYWPITANEVMKMNPGHYVSLIIPISMSDEEAGPTSGDMKRTVRYTRVKLLRPTDTLVLGRAYRLVTSQEVKKVLMAKKLAKEKMNQKGSGSSDNMQTSEVKGDESENNDQESDQDKQRLVSRSMSSRSKTWRPSLQSISEAMS from the exons atgggAAATTGTCAAGCCGTGGATGCAGCAGCCTTGGTTATACAACACCCAAATGGAAAAGTTGAGAGAATGTATTGGCCTATTACTGCTAATGAAGTAATGAAGATGAACCCTGGTCACTATGTGTCCCTTATCATTCCTATATCTATGTCGGACGAAGAAGCCGGTCCTACTTCCGGAGATATGAAGAGGACTGTCCGTTACACTCGGGTTAAACTGCTCCGGCCTACTGATACTCTCGTGTTAGGCCGGGCTTATCGCCTTGTTACTTCACAAG AAGTTAAAAAGGTACTGATGGCTAAAAAGTTGGCTAAGGAAAAGATGAATCAGAAAGGTTCAGGAAGTTCTGATAATATGcaaacaagtgaagtaaaaggAGATGAATCAGAGAATAATGATCAG GAATCAGATCAAGACAAACAGAGATTGGTATCAAGATCTATGAGCTCGAGATCGAAGACATGGCGGCCATCATTACAGAGTATTTCTGAGGCTATGAGTTAA